The stretch of DNA CCATATTCTTTAGCCAAATCAAGCAACTCCAAGGAATCCGGAGCATGCGCCAGCAATAACTCCACTATCATTTTGCGAATTCTATCTATCTTTTCAGATCTGGTTCTTACCACCAAGTCTCGTTCCACCGGGTAAACGCAAGCAGCAACGAGTTTTGGCCGGCCGCGAACTTCCACTTCCACCGAGCAAATTCGGCAAGCTCCGTAAGGGTCTAATTTCTCGTGGTGGCAAAGAGTCGGAATAACAATCCCTGCATTTTGAGCTGCCTCTAAAATGGTCATCCCTTCCCTCGCCTCAACTTCTCTTCCGTCAATCCGCAAAAGCATTTCACTCATTTCTGTTTACTCTCTCTGACTATAGTTCTGGCTTCTTCAGGGATAGGAGACGGAACAGGCTCACCGGAACTTTTCTCTACCGCGCCAAAACGAGGGGGGCAAACTTCAAAGCAGGTTCCGCACTTCGTGCATTTCTCCTGGTCAATTACGTGAATCTGGTTTTTGGCGCCTACTACCGCCTCCGCAGGGCATTTTCGAAGACAAATCATGCAGGCCTTACACTTATCCGGGTCAATATGGTACGCGATCAGCTCCTTGCAGGAAAGAGCCGGGCACCTTCTCTCCTTGATGTGCGCCTCATATTCTTCTCTGAAGTAGCGCAACGTGCTTAGAAACGGGTTGGGCGCACTCCTGCCCAAAGCACAAAGCGAAGCTTCGCCGGCTACTTCGGACAGTTCCTCCAACAGCTCGATGTCACCCTCTTTTCCCTTTCCTTTGGTGATGTTGGTGAGAATCTTAAGCATCTGCCTCATGCCTTCGCGGCATGGGGCGCATTTGCCGCACGATTCATCGGTAAGGAAGTCGAGGAAATACCTGGCGACGTCGACCATACAGGTATCTTCATCCATTATAATCATCCCACCTGACCCCATCATCGAACCGGCCTTGGTGAGTTCATCAAAACCAACTTCCAAATCCAACAGTTCCTCGGGGATACATCCTCCGGACGGTCCCCCGGTCTGCACTGCTTTGAACCGCTTGCCACCAGGGATTCCACCGCCTATTTTGTAGATGATGTCTCTCAGGGTCATGCCCATGGGCACTTCCACAAGGCCGGTGTTGGTTATCTTACCGACCAAGGAGAATATCTTCGTGCCCTTGCTTCTTTCAGTTCCGAATTGAGCAAACCAGTCAGCGCCATTGTTGATAATAAGTGGCACATTCGCCCACGTCTCGACGTTGTTCAAAACGCTGGGTCTATCCCAAACGCCCTTGACCGCGGTGTGGATATATTTCGGTCGGGGCTCTCCGGCCCTGCCTTCCAGCGCCGTCATCAGGGCGCTCGATTCGCCGCAGACGAAAGCGCCGGCTCCTTGGTGCACTTTAACAGTGAAATCAAAGCCGGAGCCAAGGATGTTTTTCCCAAGAAAACCATACTCCTCAGCCTTCTTGATAGCGATGGTCACATTTTCTACCGCCAGAGGGTATTCCTGTCGAACGTAGATATAGCCCTCGTGGGAACCTATGGCATAGGCTACGATGGTCAATCCCTCGAGCACTGAGTGAGGATTCCCCTCGAGAAGACTCCTGTCCATATAAGCTCCAGGGTCCCCCTCGTCTGCGTTGACGATCACATATTTGATTTCGCCCGGGGCATTGAGAGATTCTTCCCATTTTCTCCCTGCGGGAAAGCCTCCTCCTCCTCTCCCTCTCAAGTTCGATTTCTTGACTTCCTCCAATACCTGCTCGGCCGTCATCCGGGAAAGAACCTTGGCTAACGCGGAATAGCCACCGAGCGCCAGATAGTCGTCCATGCTTTTGGGATCAATATGACCGTTGGAACCGAAAACCAGCCGCTTTTGGTTCTTGTAGAAGGGGATTTCAGATTCACGAATTATTTTTTCATTGGTACTAGGGTCGGTATAGAGTAAACGCTCTATAACCTCCTTCTCTTTTACCGTCCGGGAGACGATTTCATGAACATCCTTGGGCTCTATTTGGAAATAACATATTTCCTCAGGGTGAATAACTATAATAGGCCCCCTCTCACAAAAACCGTGGCAACCCGTCTTCCTGATGTCTACCTCGGCGCTTAGGCCTTGTTTCTCGATCTCCTCTTCAAGGCTCGCAGCGACTTCTTTACTGCCGGAAGCATGACAAGCAGATCCGGAACAGAGAGTGATGCAAGGCTTATTGGGGTCTCTTTTCGACAGGATGCTTTTCCTGAATTCCTCCAATTCAGCGGGCGAATGTATCCGCGACATAATCTTCCCTAATCATAGTTTTTCAGCACGTCTGCTGTTTTGGCCGGCGCCATCTTGCCGTGAGGCTTCCCATCGATTTCCATCACCGGTCCTAAAGCACAGCAGCCGAGGCAGTTAACCGTCTCCAGACTGAACTTCAAATCCAAGTCCGTTTCGCCGGGTTTAATTCCAGTCAGGTCCCGCACCGTGTCTAGGACGCGCGACGCACCCCGAACATGACAGGCGGTGCCCATACAAATGTGAATTTGATGTCGTCCTTTTGGAACCAAACTAAAAGCTTTATAAAAGGTAGCTATATGCTGAATCCGGGTCAAAGGAACCTGCAATCTTTCGCTAACCCTTTCCAATACTTCCTTAGGAAGCCAGTTATTTTCGCTCTGAATCTCCAGCAATATTTGAATGAGTGAACTAGCTTCACAGTTATGTTTTTCAATAATCTGATCGATTCTCTCTTTGTCCATAGCCGATGTCCTAATCTTCTTCTTTCGCTAATCCACTACAAAGTCTTTCACCTCAGGCGAGAGTAAAACACTTCCGGCTTTCATCGTATCGGACCAATCCTTGCCTTGACGAACTGTTAATGTGTCTTGATACTTCAGACGGGTTTAGGCCCGACATCTCAGATATTTCTCTGGTTGAAAGGGGTCTTTCTCTCAAGAGCGCCAGTATTTGACCCAATGCCAATCGATCACCAATTAATTCATCAAATAACCTGTTTACCTCGTCACTGGTGAAGAATGTATTATACGCTTGTTCCGATTTAACCGGTACTCTCAGTCGCTCCCTTTCCACCAGCTTAACGTAGGGGATTAATCTGTTAACGGATTCAAATTTGAGCCTTAATCCATGTTCGTCAATTCCTTCGCTCTTGCCAAGAGGTCCTAACTCCCTCAGCTTCACCTTCATGGAGAAGTCATTCATGACTTCGGCGAAACGGCTTCCTTGAGAAGCAGATATCCATTCAAGCCTTAACCTCTCGGAGTTCACCCCTATGTGTTCCAGTAATTTCTTACATAGATACATATTGCTTAACGCGGCGTAATTTCCTTCAGTGATATAGTGGCATTCGCCGGGCCAACAACCGCCGATAAACACCCCGTCATTTCCATTTGAGAAAGCTCGGATGATGAACGACAGGTCGACTCTGCCCGTGCACATGAGGCGAACAATTCTAATCTCAGGCGAATATTGTAGTCTGGAAACTCCAGCCAAGTCCGCGGCGGAGTATCCTCACCAATTGCATAAGAAGCCTAATATTTTTGGTTTAAAATCGAATCCTGTACCCATTCTTATCTCGCTCCCGGGTCGGTAATCCCTGCGTTGTTCATTGGCGGACTTCTACGAGTCCTCAATCATCGCGTCAATTCGGCAAACGATCTGTCTACGCCGCGTCAATCTGGCAAATGATCTCTTCATCCGTATAGTGCTTCAGAAAAATGGCCCCTGTTGGACACTTCGCGTTACAGAGGCCATCTCCCTTGCAAAGAACCGGATTAACCCAGGCCCTTCTGCCTTGTGGCGTGTCACGAAACTCTATGGCGCCGTAAGTGCAAGCTGTAATACATGCCCCGCAGGATACACAATCGTTCTCTTTAACCGCGCAAACAGCGCCGGAGGCTGTGACTGAATCCCGCGATAGAAGTGTTATGGCCCGGCCTGCCGCTCCATACGCCTGGCTGATCGTCTCAGACATGTGCTTAGGATAGTGGGCGGTTCCACACAGAAAAACACCTTCCGCGGCAAAGTCAACGGGTCTCAACTTTACATGGGCTTCCTGAAAGAAACCGTCCGGGCTCAAGGATACCTTGAATAATCGGGATATCTCCTGAGTTCCCGCCGAGGGGATTATGGCGGCGGCCAACGCGACCGCGTCGGCATCTATGGCAAGTTGCTCATTCAGAATAGGATCAGTCACGGTAACCCTTAAACTACGTTGCCCGCCCTCCTCGACAGCTTCAACGTGAGGTTTATCATGCGGCTCGTAGCGGATGAACTTCACATCCTTATTGGATGCTTCCCGGTAGTAGTCTTCTCGAAACCCATAGGTTCTCATATCCCGAAAAAGAATGTAGATATCCATCCGGGGATTGATCTCTTTCAGTTTCAGAGCATTCTTTATAGACTGGCTGCAGCATATCCGGGCGCAGTAATTCCGGTCTTCTTGTCTGCAACCTACACATTGGATCATCGCCAGCGTCTGGGAGTTAATCAGCCTTTCTTCTCCCTTGGCGATGCGTTCCTCCAATTCCAGGTTGGTCAACACCCTGTCATCTTCACCATAGAGATATTCAGTGGGTTTGTATTCCGCAGCACCGGTGGCGAGGATGGCTGCTCCGTGGCGTATTTCATGGACCCTTCCCTGGGCCTTCACCTTGGTTATGAAATTTCCGACATAGCCGGAAACCTCGGTGATGGCGGCGCCCGTTAACACATGGACCAAGGGATGCCGATATACCTTGCGCACCATATCACTCAAATAGGCTTGAACATCCAGTCCTTCCAGGGTGTAATGAATTCTTCGGGCCATTCCCCCCAGGTCTGAATCCTTTTCCACGAGGTACACCTCGAAGCCCTGGTTGGCCATACTCAACGCACTGGTCATGCCGGCCGGGCCCCCTCCGACCACCAGCCCCGTCTTGTTGACCGGCAGATCGAATTCCTGCAAGGGCTCCAAAAGGGTCGTTCGGGCTACCGACATCCGGACGATATCCTTTGCCTTTTGGGTGGCGTCTTCCTTTTCTCGAGAGTGGACCCAGGAACAATGTTCCCTAATATTCGCCATGTCGAAGAAATATTGATTAATTCCCCCTTCCCGGAGCGTGTCCCGGAATAACGGTTCATGAGTCCTGGGGGTGCAGGCGGCGACAACCACTCGGTTGAGTCCTTTTTCCCGGATCGTTTTCGATATTTGCTCGGCAGCATCGGTAGAACATGCAAACAGGCTTTCCTCGGCGTGAACCACGTTGTCCAAGGTTAATGCATATTCAACCACGGAAGGAACATCGACCACTCTTCCGATATTAGCTCCGCAATGGCACACAAAGACTCCCACCCGGGTCTCTTCTTCCGACACATCCCTCTCCGGCGGATATACCCTTTCTCTGGCCAGCTTCCCACGCCGGTAATCGAGCAGTTGACCACACAGAGCGTCAGCCCCACTGGCGGTCACAACGGATTCGGGGATATCCACGGGACCCTGGAAAGCTCCGCTCACAAAAATGCCCGGTCGAGAGGTCTCGATCGGATTCACGGGATTGGTTTTGCAGAACCCATAAGAGTTGAGCTCGATGCCGAACGTATTCGCCAGGCCTTTCACATCGGCAGGTGGGTTGAGGCCAACGGATAATACCACCAGGTCGAATTCCTCCTCCTTTACACCCTCGTCGGAAGTCGCGTATCTTATCGTTATGTTCTTGGTTTCAGGGATTTCTCTTCCTATGGATACGTAGCTTCTGATAAATCGAACCCCTGGAAGATTCTCCGCTCTTTGGTAGAATCGTTCGAAATCCTTACCATACGATCGAATATCGTTATGGAATATGGCCGCTTCGATCTCGGCGTCATGGTCCTTGGCCAAGATCACCTGCTTCTGGGTGTACGAGCAGCATACGGCTGAACAATAGGTGTTACCGCCCGGAATAACCTGCCTGGAACCGACACAGTGAATCCACGCTATCTTATGTGGGTGTTTCCCGTCGGACGGACGCCTGATCTCACCTTCGTACGGCCCGGTGGCGCATAACAGCCGTTCAAAGTCCAGACTGGTTACCACGTTCTCCATTCTTCCGTAGCCATAGTCGCCCCTCAACTTAGGGTCAAATATCTCATAACCCGGAGACAAAACGATCGCCCCCACATTTACTTCTAGCTTTTCCGCCTCTTGATGAAGATCTATGGCGTCATTCTTACAGACTCCTTCGCAAATCGTACACTTCTTGTCTTGAATGTACAGGCAGGTCTTGGGGTCTATATAAGTGATAAGCGGTACCGCTTGAGAAAAGTATATATGGATGGCTTTATTCGACGATAAGTCTTGATTGAACGGATCAGGCACTTTCACAGGGCAATACTCTACACAGGTAGTACAGCCTGTGCACCTGTCCTCTATAATGTATCTGGGTTTCTTGGTCAGAGTTACCTTGAAGTCTCCTGCTTTCCCTTCTACACTGTCTACTTCGGTATAGGTCAGAATCTCGATATTGGGGTGCCTTGCACATTCGATGAACTTGGGAGATTCAATGCACATGGAACAGTCGTTGGTGGGAAAGGTCTTATCAAGCTGGGCCATCTTTCCGCCAATGGCAGGTGACTTCTCAACCAAATAAACCTTATAACCTGAAGTGGCAAGATCAAGAGAAGCCTGGATACCGCTGATCCCTCCACCCACAACCATTACGTCGCCGAAATCGGTGTCCGTGGGAATTTTTAAGTACGTTCCTTCAACGGGTTCTTTTTCCAATCTCATATGTCCTTATCGGGTTTCTACGATCCCTTAAATCACTTCCTGGATAATCTCTGTAATGTCCTTAATCTCTGGGACCTTACTACCCTCGATCTCTATGTCTTTACTATCCTGCAGGTTTAACCTGCTATCTTCGAAATTGGTGATGCAATACGGGCAGGAAGTAACCAATATCTCAGCCCCGACCCCCATAGCTTGTTCGAGTCTGAGGTCGGAGAATCGTTCACCCTTCGGAGTTTCCATCCAAATCCGGCCTCCGCCCCCTCCGCAACATAGGCTGTCCTTCAGCGAATCGGGCATCTCATTCAGCTCTAAACCGGGTATCTTCCTCAGGACCTCTCGGGGCTCGTCAAATATGCCATTATGCCGACCAAGGTAACACGGGTCATGATACGTCACCTTCTTCGCATACTCCTTCCTGATCTCGAGCCTTCCCTCGTTTATAAGATCGAAAATATATTGGGAGATATGAACCACCTCGAAGTTCACCCTGAATTCGGGATACTCGTTCTTGAAGGTATGGTAACAATGAGGGGAAGAGACCAGGATTTTCTTCACCCCGCTATCGATGAACGTCTTGATGTTTTCCCTGGCTAAGCGTTTGAACAGCTCCTCGTCGCCCGTCTTTCGGATGCTTTCTCCACAGCAATTTTCCTTGGAGCCCAGTATCCCGAAATCGACCCCTGCCCGTTTGAGGATCTGGGCCGTGGCTCTGGCCACCTTTTTCAATCTCGGGTCATAGCTGAGATAGCAGCCGGGGAAATATAGAATCTCCATCCCCTCGGCGAACGTGTTTACGGACAGACCTTCCGCCCACTTCGCCCTGTTTTTTCGCTCCTCGTTCAAGGGGTTGCCTTCGCCGATAAGGCTTGCGCTCACGGTGCGGATCGGGCGGACAGAAGCAGGAAAGACCCCATATTCCGTGGCAATCCTGCGCAAAGACATCCCCGATTCGATCTGTTTTACGTCCCTGGGGCACCGCTGAGGGCAGATTCCGCAGGTAGTGCACCGCCAGATGTCTTCACTTTCTATCTCAGTCAAACCGAACGTCGCCTGACGGACAATCTTGCGCATGCTGAAGGTTCGAACCCTGTTCCAAGGACAAACCGTATCACACAGTCCGCATTGATAGCATCGTTTGAAGGCATCTCCGCCCTTCGCCTTGATGACGTCCACAATCTCTTTGAAGTCGGCTACAGTCTCCACGGTGTTTATCGATCCTGTTCTTTCGCCTGAATGTTTTAGCCCTTCTTTGACATGGCCATTCGAGCAACGGCATCCATTACCTGCTTGAAGCCATATTTGTTGGCCAATGATTCCAATCCGATCTCCATCTCCTCCTGCGTTTCTTCTTCTTCGACTTCCTCTTCCCTTTCTTCATAAATCAAGGCATCGTTTAAGCACCATTGGACACACATCGGCCTTTCCAGCGCCGGATCGCTTTCACACATATCGCACTTTAGAGGAAGTCCGGAATCGGGTTCCTTAAAAAGGTCCCTGGATGGGCAGGAGGCTCTGCAAAAGGCGCATTCGTCGTATTCCTTTCCGTCAATGGTGTATTTGTCCCTGCCGGTACATTCGGCTTTAGTATACTCGCCTGCATATACAGGGACATATACGTCTCTCAGTGGCTCATGAATCACGCGGATGCGAGACCTGGCCGGATTGTTGCTCCCATATTTGGGCGCAGCGTGAAAGGAGGAGCAGATAACCTCACAGGCACGGCACCCGTTGCATTTATCCAGATCCACTTTTATGGTTTTAACAATTTTCTTTTTCTTCTCACCCATGACGGTTGCTACCTCTTCCCTTTATTTTTGCACTGTTTCCGACGAAGTCTCTTTGGAGAGTGCGACCTCGTTGTCTTTCAAGATGCCTCGCTGCAGCAAATCTTCGGCAACGTCATCCATAGACAATTCATGCAAAGACTCCTTGGTGGGAATGCCCTGATGATTCCATCCCTTAAATCCGTAGTACTCATCCAAGAGCTTAGCTTCCAACTCGGGAAAACGTTTCTTCCAGTGATCCTCTGGAGGACGTTCGTCTCTTCTTCTTAAACCTCTTCTAACATTAACGGCTCTGATTAAGGTACGGTTCCTCTTGGCAACTTTTGATAGTCCGTCTTCATCCATATCGATTCCCGTTGCAGATGATACAAACGATGGATAATTGTGTATGTGATATGGAGGTTTCAGGGGAAACGATGACAAGCCGGCGCACATCCCTAGAGTGTCATCGATGTAGTGCATCTTCTCTTGCCAATCGACAATTTCACATGTCGCTTCAATCGTGGGATAGTATGGAATGGAGTTTTCTCCGCGAGGATCCCAATCCAAGAAATATTGTTTGAACTTCTCATTGGGAGCCTGGAACCAATCTTTTACAAACTCTTCTCTATCCTCTCTATTGGGAAAAGGCGCCTGGGGAAACTGCCCTTCAATTTGGGTAATGTTGATCTTCTCGCCGGTGCAATACATGAGGAAGTAAATGGGGTTCAGCATGCCCAGCTTGAGAGGAAGTTGCTCGTGTTTCTTGATGTTGTTATGGGCATATGCTTCCGCACCCTTACCGATCTGTTTGGCCGCCCAGTGGGTGCCATTGGCCAGAACATCTCCGATCCCTTCCCGACGAACAATTCTGTCAAGTAACCATAAAAACCTACCCTGGTTATCGGACGGCATCCCCTGCAGGTCCTGGTCCGTCAAAATGCCGGCTTCATATAACTCGAGGGCGAAGGCCATCGTTTGCGGGGTTGAAAACGCGTCCACCCCATAATCGGTGGCACGCTGAGCGATCTTAAAACCAAACTCCAGGTCCGTCATGGACGCCATGGTATAAGTGAGCTTCGAGTAGCATTTCATCATGTACGTTGGATGTCCCGGGACATTTATGGTCGCCCCGCACTTCATCGGACAGTTATAGCAGCTGATGAAGCGCTCCCGAACGTTGTCGAGGCTCTCCGTCCACTTCTTTTTGACTTCCTCGTTCCAGTAGTCTTTTAGTCGGTGGCGCGCATTTCCCCAGGCGAAATTGTTGGCATGCCACTCCTCGTCATGGATGGCCATCTCTTGCGGTGATCCGAGCCCGGCCAAAATGGCCGGCACTCCCTTGATTGGATTGTTTGCTCGGAACTGTATGTACTTCAGCACTTCATTGCAAAGCTCGATGAATTCAGCCGGTCGGGCAATATTGATGTCCTTTGTTCCACGAACAGCGATTGCCTTTAACCCTTTGTCCCCCATAACGGCGCCCATTCCTCCCCGGCTGGCGCTGGACCGGCCCTGCTCGACGGAGGCGAAATAGACCCTGTTTTCACCGGCCAACCCGATAGCGGACACCTGGGCCTTAGGCTCCTTTAACTCCTGCCGAATCAGTTTTGCGGTTTCCACAGCGCCCTTACCGTGCAAATGAGCGGCGTCACGTATTTCCACTTTGTCGTTGTTGATCCACAAATAGACCAGGCTGGGGGACTTGCCGCGAACGATCACTTTGTCATAACCGGCATACTTCAATTCCGGCGCCCAGAATCCCCCCATCATGGAATAGGCCATTAACTGAGTCTGGGGAGAAATGGTGGAAAGGATGGTGCGATTACAGCCGACGGCAGGTGTTCCGCACAGAAGACCGGTGCCGAATATGAGTAGATTTTCAGAAGAAAAGGGTTCAACTTCAGGGGGAACCCTATCCCACAATATCTTGGCGTTGGTGCCCAGACCCCCCAGAAGCAGCTCGGTCAATCTCGGGTCAGTGGGCGCCCTCTCAATGTTTCCTCGGGATAGATCAATTTCCAGATTAAACCCTGTCTCTGCGTATCTCATGTTCTTACCCTTTACACTCGATTTGCTATATGGTCGTCCTCGCCGCCTTGAATGCCGGAAAAAGGATATGGCTGATCATCCGCCTCACACCCGGCCGTGACACTTCGGCGCAAAGCGGGCGTCCCCGTCCCTCGAGAATCTGCTCGAAATCGATGGACTCCCTATCCTATCGTCATTCCAGTAAAATGCAGGAAACGGCTTAAGGATCAAAAGGCATTGCGGATCCTAGTCGCAACAGCCGACGATCCATGAAGGATGTGCAATAGAGTCGGAAGCCATTGGCTGCGCC from Deltaproteobacteria bacterium encodes:
- a CDS encoding (2Fe-2S)-binding protein translates to MSEMLLRIDGREVEAREGMTILEAAQNAGIVIPTLCHHEKLDPYGACRICSVEVEVRGRPKLVAACVYPVERDLVVRTRSEKIDRIRKMIVELLLAHAPDSLELLDLAKEYGADKDRFGKEASFCVHCGLCVRYCAEVKKKNAVGFVDRGTRREICFIPEIAAKECWGCKECFPLCPTSAVQAAYALTKALASPAPSSAELLQFPSSGC
- a CDS encoding 4Fe-4S binding protein, with protein sequence MSRIHSPAELEEFRKSILSKRDPNKPCITLCSGSACHASGSKEVAASLEEEIEKQGLSAEVDIRKTGCHGFCERGPIIVIHPEEICYFQIEPKDVHEIVSRTVKEKEVIERLLYTDPSTNEKIIRESEIPFYKNQKRLVFGSNGHIDPKSMDDYLALGGYSALAKVLSRMTAEQVLEEVKKSNLRGRGGGGFPAGRKWEESLNAPGEIKYVIVNADEGDPGAYMDRSLLEGNPHSVLEGLTIVAYAIGSHEGYIYVRQEYPLAVENVTIAIKKAEEYGFLGKNILGSGFDFTVKVHQGAGAFVCGESSALMTALEGRAGEPRPKYIHTAVKGVWDRPSVLNNVETWANVPLIINNGADWFAQFGTERSKGTKIFSLVGKITNTGLVEVPMGMTLRDIIYKIGGGIPGGKRFKAVQTGGPSGGCIPEELLDLEVGFDELTKAGSMMGSGGMIIMDEDTCMVDVARYFLDFLTDESCGKCAPCREGMRQMLKILTNITKGKGKEGDIELLEELSEVAGEASLCALGRSAPNPFLSTLRYFREEYEAHIKERRCPALSCKELIAYHIDPDKCKACMICLRKCPAEAVVGAKNQIHVIDQEKCTKCGTCFEVCPPRFGAVEKSSGEPVPSPIPEEARTIVRESKQK
- a CDS encoding NAD(P)H-dependent oxidoreductase subunit E, whose protein sequence is MDKERIDQIIEKHNCEASSLIQILLEIQSENNWLPKEVLERVSERLQVPLTRIQHIATFYKAFSLVPKGRHQIHICMGTACHVRGASRVLDTVRDLTGIKPGETDLDLKFSLETVNCLGCCALGPVMEIDGKPHGKMAPAKTADVLKNYD
- a CDS encoding hydrogenase iron-sulfur subunit — encoded protein: MGTGFDFKPKILGFLCNWUGYSAADLAGVSRLQYSPEIRIVRLMCTGRVDLSFIIRAFSNGNDGVFIGGCWPGECHYITEGNYAALSNMYLCKKLLEHIGVNSERLRLEWISASQGSRFAEVMNDFSMKVKLRELGPLGKSEGIDEHGLRLKFESVNRLIPYVKLVERERLRVPVKSEQAYNTFFTSDEVNRLFDELIGDRLALGQILALLRERPLSTREISEMSGLNPSEVSRHINSSSRQGLVRYDESRKCFTLA
- a CDS encoding CoB--CoM heterodisulfide reductase iron-sulfur subunit A family protein, which translates into the protein MRLEKEPVEGTYLKIPTDTDFGDVMVVGGGISGIQASLDLATSGYKVYLVEKSPAIGGKMAQLDKTFPTNDCSMCIESPKFIECARHPNIEILTYTEVDSVEGKAGDFKVTLTKKPRYIIEDRCTGCTTCVEYCPVKVPDPFNQDLSSNKAIHIYFSQAVPLITYIDPKTCLYIQDKKCTICEGVCKNDAIDLHQEAEKLEVNVGAIVLSPGYEIFDPKLRGDYGYGRMENVVTSLDFERLLCATGPYEGEIRRPSDGKHPHKIAWIHCVGSRQVIPGGNTYCSAVCCSYTQKQVILAKDHDAEIEAAIFHNDIRSYGKDFERFYQRAENLPGVRFIRSYVSIGREIPETKNITIRYATSDEGVKEEEFDLVVLSVGLNPPADVKGLANTFGIELNSYGFCKTNPVNPIETSRPGIFVSGAFQGPVDIPESVVTASGADALCGQLLDYRRGKLARERVYPPERDVSEEETRVGVFVCHCGANIGRVVDVPSVVEYALTLDNVVHAEESLFACSTDAAEQISKTIREKGLNRVVVAACTPRTHEPLFRDTLREGGINQYFFDMANIREHCSWVHSREKEDATQKAKDIVRMSVARTTLLEPLQEFDLPVNKTGLVVGGGPAGMTSALSMANQGFEVYLVEKDSDLGGMARRIHYTLEGLDVQAYLSDMVRKVYRHPLVHVLTGAAITEVSGYVGNFITKVKAQGRVHEIRHGAAILATGAAEYKPTEYLYGEDDRVLTNLELEERIAKGEERLINSQTLAMIQCVGCRQEDRNYCARICCSQSIKNALKLKEINPRMDIYILFRDMRTYGFREDYYREASNKDVKFIRYEPHDKPHVEAVEEGGQRSLRVTVTDPILNEQLAIDADAVALAAAIIPSAGTQEISRLFKVSLSPDGFFQEAHVKLRPVDFAAEGVFLCGTAHYPKHMSETISQAYGAAGRAITLLSRDSVTASGAVCAVKENDCVSCGACITACTYGAIEFRDTPQGRRAWVNPVLCKGDGLCNAKCPTGAIFLKHYTDEEIICQIDAA
- a CDS encoding (Fe-S)-binding protein, with translation METVADFKEIVDVIKAKGGDAFKRCYQCGLCDTVCPWNRVRTFSMRKIVRQATFGLTEIESEDIWRCTTCGICPQRCPRDVKQIESGMSLRRIATEYGVFPASVRPIRTVSASLIGEGNPLNEERKNRAKWAEGLSVNTFAEGMEILYFPGCYLSYDPRLKKVARATAQILKRAGVDFGILGSKENCCGESIRKTGDEELFKRLARENIKTFIDSGVKKILVSSPHCYHTFKNEYPEFRVNFEVVHISQYIFDLINEGRLEIRKEYAKKVTYHDPCYLGRHNGIFDEPREVLRKIPGLELNEMPDSLKDSLCCGGGGGRIWMETPKGERFSDLRLEQAMGVGAEILVTSCPYCITNFEDSRLNLQDSKDIEIEGSKVPEIKDITEIIQEVI
- a CDS encoding (4Fe-4S)-binding protein, translated to MGEKKKKIVKTIKVDLDKCNGCRACEVICSSFHAAPKYGSNNPARSRIRVIHEPLRDVYVPVYAGEYTKAECTGRDKYTIDGKEYDECAFCRASCPSRDLFKEPDSGLPLKCDMCESDPALERPMCVQWCLNDALIYEEREEEVEEEETQEEMEIGLESLANKYGFKQVMDAVARMAMSKKG
- a CDS encoding aldehyde dehydrogenase; protein product: MRYAETGFNLEIDLSRGNIERAPTDPRLTELLLGGLGTNAKILWDRVPPEVEPFSSENLLIFGTGLLCGTPAVGCNRTILSTISPQTQLMAYSMMGGFWAPELKYAGYDKVIVRGKSPSLVYLWINNDKVEIRDAAHLHGKGAVETAKLIRQELKEPKAQVSAIGLAGENRVYFASVEQGRSSASRGGMGAVMGDKGLKAIAVRGTKDINIARPAEFIELCNEVLKYIQFRANNPIKGVPAILAGLGSPQEMAIHDEEWHANNFAWGNARHRLKDYWNEEVKKKWTESLDNVRERFISCYNCPMKCGATINVPGHPTYMMKCYSKLTYTMASMTDLEFGFKIAQRATDYGVDAFSTPQTMAFALELYEAGILTDQDLQGMPSDNQGRFLWLLDRIVRREGIGDVLANGTHWAAKQIGKGAEAYAHNNIKKHEQLPLKLGMLNPIYFLMYCTGEKINITQIEGQFPQAPFPNREDREEFVKDWFQAPNEKFKQYFLDWDPRGENSIPYYPTIEATCEIVDWQEKMHYIDDTLGMCAGLSSFPLKPPYHIHNYPSFVSSATGIDMDEDGLSKVAKRNRTLIRAVNVRRGLRRRDERPPEDHWKKRFPELEAKLLDEYYGFKGWNHQGIPTKESLHELSMDDVAEDLLQRGILKDNEVALSKETSSETVQK